The following proteins are co-located in the Silene latifolia isolate original U9 population chromosome 1, ASM4854445v1, whole genome shotgun sequence genome:
- the LOC141596101 gene encoding uncharacterized protein LOC141596101 encodes MSSNAAEISKFPDMSLFFRATVPSDDFRTAINHLLQQELPLQVKVDIKDNTATVRVGSDNNSRTANYAMLRGDGCRAMEEGESYSTIFQWNNADVAETLKKAIELDAEFLVLFHAGRHKNIILRFSVEDMGYLEFMRDSAVIVSSTHSKNITRT; translated from the exons ATGAGCAGTAACGCTGCTGAAATTAGTAAGTTTCCAGACATGTCGCTCTTCTTTAGGGCTACTGTACCATCTGACGATTTCAGGACCGCGATTAATCATCTACTCCAGCAGGAACTGCCTCTACAAG TTAAAGTTGACATCAAGGACAACACCGCAACTGTCAGGGTAGGAAGCGATAACAACTCAAGGACTGCCAATTATGCAATGCTTAGg GGTGATGGATGTCGCGCAATGGAAGAAGGGGAGAGTTATAGTACAATTTTTCAGTGGAATAATGCTGACGTTGCTGAGACGTTGAAGAAGGCAATTGAGTTGGATGCTGAGTTCCTGGTGCTGTTTCATGCAGGACGACACAAGAATATTATCTTGAGATTCAGCGTTGAGGACATGGGTTACCTGGAGTTCATGAGGGATTCTGCCGTGATTGTCTCTTCGACTCACTCTAAAAACATCACCAGAACCTAG